Proteins encoded within one genomic window of Micromonospora halotolerans:
- a CDS encoding uroporphyrinogen-III synthase, whose product MTRTRKPVGRIAFVGAGPGDPGLLTRRALDALVDADQVVYDRGVPESLLEHVRAQARSDAEFSPAEGVPGDVAKVLISAARSGQNAVHLVAGDPFGHDSVVKEVQAVARTAAHFEVVPGVGQAEGVATYAGVPLPGVRTAADVEDVTTLDFDALAAAVGRGSLAVAVDAGDLAAIRDGLLAAGVDGATPVAVTGDGTGETQYTTTSTVDSFVAAALGFTGRVVLTVGAGVSERDKLSWWENRPLYGWKVLVPRTKEQAGAMSARLRAYGAIPCEVPTIAVEPPRTPAQMERAVKGLVDGRYAWVIFTSVNAVRAVWEKFAEHGLDARHFGGVKIACIGEATAEAVRAFGIQPELIPSGEQSSEGLLAEFSPHDEILDPVGRVLLPRADIATETLAAGLTERGWEVDDVTAYRTVRAAPPPAEIRDAIKSGGFDAVLFTSSSTVRNLVGIAGKPHARTVVAVIGPKTAETATEFGLRVDVQPPHASVPDLVEALAAYAVELREKLAAMPAKQRRGSKVQGPTALRFR is encoded by the coding sequence ATGACCCGCACCCGTAAGCCCGTAGGCCGGATCGCGTTCGTCGGGGCCGGTCCCGGCGACCCGGGCCTGCTGACCCGCCGGGCGCTGGACGCCCTGGTCGACGCCGACCAGGTGGTGTACGACCGGGGAGTCCCCGAGTCGCTGCTCGAACACGTCCGCGCCCAGGCCAGGTCCGACGCCGAGTTCAGCCCCGCCGAGGGCGTGCCGGGGGACGTGGCGAAGGTGCTGATCTCCGCGGCCCGGTCCGGCCAGAACGCCGTGCACCTGGTCGCCGGTGACCCGTTCGGCCACGACTCGGTGGTCAAGGAGGTGCAGGCGGTGGCGCGTACCGCCGCGCACTTCGAGGTGGTGCCGGGCGTCGGCCAGGCCGAGGGCGTGGCCACCTACGCCGGCGTGCCGCTGCCCGGTGTGCGTACCGCCGCCGACGTCGAGGACGTCACCACGCTGGACTTCGACGCGCTGGCCGCCGCCGTGGGCCGGGGCTCCCTGGCCGTCGCCGTGGACGCCGGTGACCTGGCCGCCATCCGGGACGGCCTGCTGGCCGCCGGGGTGGACGGCGCCACCCCCGTCGCGGTGACCGGCGACGGCACCGGCGAGACGCAGTACACCACCACGTCGACCGTGGACTCCTTCGTGGCGGCGGCGCTCGGCTTCACCGGCCGGGTCGTGCTCACCGTCGGCGCGGGCGTCTCCGAGCGCGACAAGCTGAGCTGGTGGGAGAACCGGCCGCTGTACGGCTGGAAGGTGCTCGTCCCCCGCACCAAGGAGCAGGCCGGCGCCATGAGCGCGCGGCTGCGCGCGTACGGGGCCATCCCGTGCGAGGTGCCGACCATCGCGGTCGAGCCGCCGCGCACCCCGGCCCAGATGGAGCGGGCGGTCAAGGGCCTGGTCGACGGCCGGTACGCCTGGGTGATCTTCACTTCGGTGAACGCGGTCCGGGCGGTCTGGGAGAAGTTCGCCGAGCACGGCCTGGACGCCCGCCACTTCGGCGGCGTCAAGATCGCCTGCATCGGCGAGGCCACCGCCGAGGCGGTCCGCGCCTTCGGTATCCAGCCGGAGCTGATCCCCTCGGGGGAGCAGTCCTCCGAGGGCCTGCTGGCCGAGTTCTCGCCGCACGACGAGATCCTCGACCCGGTCGGCCGGGTGCTGCTGCCGCGCGCCGACATCGCCACCGAGACCCTGGCCGCCGGGCTCACCGAGCGGGGCTGGGAGGTCGACGACGTGACCGCGTACCGGACCGTCCGGGCCGCGCCGCCGCCCGCCGAGATCCGCGACGCGATCAAGTCGGGCGGGTTCGACGCGGTGCTCTTCACCTCGTCCTCGACCGTCCGGAACCTGGTCGGCATCGCCGGGAAGCCGCACGCGCGTACGGTTGTTGCGGTTATCGGGCCCAAGACGGCGGAGACCGCCACGGAGTTCGGCCTGCGGGTCGACGTGCAGCCGCCGCACGCCTCGGTGCCCGACCTGGTGGAGGCGCTCGCCGCCTACGCCGTCGAGCTGCGCGAGAAGCTCGCCGCCATGCCGGCGAAGCAGCGCCGCGGCTCGAAGGTGCAGGGCCCGACCGCCCTGAGGTTCCGCTGA